GATTCGCGGTAGGCGATCTGCGGCTTGCCGGCGTTGGCTTCGACCTTGAACTCGCGGAAGAGACGGTCGCGGATGATTTCGAGGTGAAGCTCGCCCATCCCGGCGATGATTGTCTGGCCGGTTTCCTCGTCGGTGAAGACGTTGAAGGTCGGGTCTTCTTCCTTCAGGCGCTGCAGGGCCATGGAAAGCTTTTCCTGGTCGGCCTTCGAATTCGGCTCGACCGACATGCTGATAACCGGTTCCGGGAAGGACGGCGGCTCAAGCTGGATATCCAGGTCCCGGTCGCAAAGGGTGTCACCAGTGGCAACGTCCTTGACGCCGATCAGGGCGCAAATATCACCCGAGTAGGCGGTTTCGATGTCTTCGCGGGTGTCGGCCTTCAGAACCATCAGACGGCTGACACGTTCGGTCTTGCGGGTACGCGGGTTGTACAGGGCGGTGCCCTTGTTCAGCGTACCGGAGTAAAGGCGATAGAAGACGAGCTTACCAACGTAGGGGTCGCTCCAGAGCTTGAAAGCGAGACCGGCAACCTTGGCGCTATCGTCCGGATGGATGTCAATTTCCTTCTCGTCGTCGTCGTAGGCCTTCATCGGGGGAAGGTCCAGCGGGCAAGGCAGGTAATCGACCACGGCGTCCATCATCATCTGGACACCCTTGTTCTTAAAGGCGGAACCGGGGATCACGCCGAGGAACTTAAGGGACAGGGTCGCCTTACGGATGGCGCGACGGATTTCGTCCTGGGAAAGTTCGGCACCTTCGAGGTAGCGCTCGGCCAGCTCGTCGTCGAAGTCAGCGAGGGCTTCGATCAGGGATTCGCGGTACTCTTCGGCCTTTTCCTGCATGTCAGCCGGGATTTCTTCCCAGTTGAAAGCAACACCGGAGGCGTCCGACTCGTCGTAGATGGCGGCACGCATGCCGACCAGGTCGATGAGGCCCTTCAGTTCAGCTTCGGCACCGATGGGCAGATAAATCGGATGGGCATTACCGCCAAGCTTTTCGCGGATGCTATCAACGGCAGAATAGAAGTCCGCGCCTGTACGGTCCATCTTGTTGATGAAGGCCAGGCGGGGGACGTGGTACTTGTCCATCTGGCGCCAGACCGTTTCGGACTGGGGCTGGACGCCGGCGACGGCGCAGAACACCCCGATGGCACCGTCGAGCACGCGCAGCGAGCGCTCCACCTCGGCCGTGAAGTCCACGTGTCCGGGGGTGTCGATGATGTTGATGCGGTGCTCAATACCTTCGTAAGGGCCGAACTTCGTCTGCCACTGGCAGGAAATGGCGGCGGAGGTAATAGTGATACCGCGCTCGCGCTCCTGCTCCATCCAGTCGGTCACAGCCGTGCCTTCATGGACTTCGCCAATCTTGTGCACAACGCCGCTGTAGAAGAGGACGCGTTCGGTGGTGGTGGTTTTACCCGCGTCAATGTGAGCCGCAATACCGATATTGCGAGTGTACTCCAACGGATACTTCCGATTGGGGGAATTGACGGGTGAAAGGTCTGCGGTTGCAGGCATGGCCAGAAATTGGTCGGTGGTTACAAAAAATTGAAAAACGCGATTACCAGCGCAGGTGGGCGAAGGCGCGGTTAGCCTGGGCCATGCGGTGGGTTTCTTCCTTCTTCTTCACAACGCCGCCGGTGTTGTTGTAGGCGTCGATGATCTCCTGCGCGAGGGCTTCGCGCATCGGAGTGCCCTTGCGGGACTTGGCGGAAGTCACCATCCAGCGGAAGGCAAGGCTCTGCTGGCGTTCATAGGTGATTTCAACCGGGACCTGGTAAGTCGCACCACCCACGCGGCGGCTCTTGACTTCGAGCTTGGGGCGGGCATTTTCCAGCGCGCCAAGAAGCAGGTCGACCGGGTCGCCTTTTTCAAGCTTTTCGCTCACGCGCTCAAACGCACCATAAACGATGCGCTGTGCGGTGGCCTTCTTGCCCTTGGCCATAACCAGATTA
This DNA window, taken from Ruficoccus amylovorans, encodes the following:
- the rpsG gene encoding 30S ribosomal protein S7, which produces MSRRRRAVKREPIPDPRYDSPLVASLINLVMAKGKKATAQRIVYGAFERVSEKLEKGDPVDLLLGALENARPKLEVKSRRVGGATYQVPVEITYERQQSLAFRWMVTSAKSRKGTPMREALAQEIIDAYNNTGGVVKKKEETHRMAQANRAFAHLRW
- the fusA gene encoding elongation factor G; its protein translation is MPATADLSPVNSPNRKYPLEYTRNIGIAAHIDAGKTTTTERVLFYSGVVHKIGEVHEGTAVTDWMEQERERGITITSAAISCQWQTKFGPYEGIEHRINIIDTPGHVDFTAEVERSLRVLDGAIGVFCAVAGVQPQSETVWRQMDKYHVPRLAFINKMDRTGADFYSAVDSIREKLGGNAHPIYLPIGAEAELKGLIDLVGMRAAIYDESDASGVAFNWEEIPADMQEKAEEYRESLIEALADFDDELAERYLEGAELSQDEIRRAIRKATLSLKFLGVIPGSAFKNKGVQMMMDAVVDYLPCPLDLPPMKAYDDDEKEIDIHPDDSAKVAGLAFKLWSDPYVGKLVFYRLYSGTLNKGTALYNPRTRKTERVSRLMVLKADTREDIETAYSGDICALIGVKDVATGDTLCDRDLDIQLEPPSFPEPVISMSVEPNSKADQEKLSMALQRLKEEDPTFNVFTDEETGQTIIAGMGELHLEIIRDRLFREFKVEANAGKPQIAYRESITQAADGEGKFVRQSGGRGQYGHAVIKIEPNEKGKGVEIVNEIVGGSIPKEYIKPLSDGIMEASSNGTIAGYPVIDWKVRIVDGSFHEVDSSEMAFKMAGIFAFKDAMGKAAPQLLEPIMSVEVTTPDEYQGDIVGDINRRRGQIQSMEAGRGGVAIITANIPLETMFGYATDVRSLSKGRANYAMTPSHFDQVPSSVLNSIVESSPHKNKARS